The sequence AGAAGCGGGTGTAGAGGCGGTGCAGGGTCTGGAGGTTCTTCGCGAAGTCGTCGTCGAGCTTCTTCTTGCCGCGCGGGTTCTTCACCGAGAGCTGGCGGAAGATCTCGTCATTCTCCTCGTGGAGCTGCTTGAGCTGGTCGCACTGCTTCGGCAGGATCTTCATGTAGCGCTCGCGGGACTCGATCTTCTTGTCGAGGATCACGCGGTCGAAGCGCTCCTTGCCCTTGTTGAGCTTGTCGGCGAGTTCCAGGTAACACTCGGCGGTGAAACCGAAGAGGTGGAGCTGCTTGGCCACCTCGATCTCGGCATCCTCGATGCGCTTGGAGATTTCGACTTCCTGCTCGCGGGTCAGCAGCGGGACCTGGCCCATCTGCTTGAGATACATGCGGACCGGGTCGTCGAGGATGTCCAGCTTCTGGTCGGACTTCACGTCCTCCTCGTCGTTGTCGGTGTCGTCGCGTTTCTTGTCCTTGTAGCGGTCGACTTCGGAAGCATCGATGATGTCGAACTCCATGTTGCGCAGGCGCTCCATGATCGCTTCGACGTCCTCCGGATCGACCAGGTCGTTCGGGAGGATTTCGTTGATGTCATCGTAGGTGAGGTACTCCTGCTCCTTGGCCAGCTTGATCAGCTCGCGGATCTTTTCCTGGATCTCGGGAGTGTCGATGCGGCGCTTGGACTGCTCGGAGATGACCTTGGCAGGGGCTTTTTCCGTGCCAGTGGACTCGGCGGACGCCTTCGCGGCACCTTTGGCGGGAGCGGCGGGTTTCGCGGCGGCCTTCGGTTCCGGCTTGGCGGGAGCCTTCGCCGGGGCGGCGGGCTTCTTCACTTCCTTCGGTTCCGGCTTGGCCGGGGCCTTCGAGGCGGGTTTGGCCGGAGCGGGCTTGGCGGGAGCTTTCGGCGCGGCCTTCGGAGCCGGCTTGGCGGCCTTGGGCGCGGTTTTCGGGGCCGGTTTGGCAGGAGCTTTGGGAGCAGCCTTCGGAGCCGGCTTGGCGGGCGCTTTGGCCGGGGCGGCCTTCGGAGCAGGCTTTTTCGCCGCGGGTTTTGATTTCGCGGGGGCCGGCGCTTTGGCTTTCGCCGCGGGCTTCTTGGACGAGGCTGTCTTTTTCGCCATGGTGGAACGCTAAGGAAGGCTGGAAAGGGAAATTCGGACCGTGTGACGGGAAATCAGGGCACAATTCGACTATTATAGCACAACAGAGGGTCCCCGCTGCGGGCGCGAATGATGCGTCGCAACCTCAACCCGTCAAGGTTTTGTTTAATACTTCCGTCTAACCGCTTTATGGAAGCTTTTTCGCGTTCCGGAGGATGAAGATTTTAGGCCGGAACCGCGCCCGGCGAGGGGCGCGGTTCATTCCACCCGGGAGAGGCGGGGAAGGCCGCGCTGCATGAGCTGTTCGTCCACGGCGCTGGAGGCGGCTTCATCGAGGAAAACGGTGAAGTTTTCCTCGTCGAACTCGATCGAGTGGAGGCCGCCGAGGTTGCTCTTGAAGGCCGCGGCGAGCGTCTTCATGTCCCGGATGTCCTTGCCGTTCACCTTGCGGACGATGAGGTTCCGCAGCGGCTCGTAGCCGATGGTGGCCGGGGTGGCGATGACACCGCTGAGGAAGACGATGTGATCGGCCTTGTCCTCGTATTTCTCCGGGTTCTCGAAGGCATCGAGGAGGTTCAGCGGGGCGCGGGAATGCCAGTCCTCGCCGAAGGACTCCAGCAGCGGCTTGGTGAGCTCCTGGAAGACCAGGCCGCCCTTCACGAGGTAGCGCGGGGCCTTGCCGAAGGTGTAGGCGGGCACGAGCCGCTGGGTGTCGTCGGTGAGGGTCAGGGTGACATCGAGGTCGAGCGGCTTGCCCTCGCGCAGCAGCGAGACCTTCACCACGTCGCCGGTGTTCTTTTCGCCGCGGACGAGGTGGCTCCAGAACAGGTTGCCGTAGATCGGATGGTTGTAGTAGCCGCGGCGGTCGATCGGATGGTCGCCCACGGACAGGAGCACGTCGCCCTTTTTGATGCCCGCGGCGGCGGCGGAGCTGCCCTTGCGGACGGAGGAAACATAGAGCCCGCCCTTGTCGTCCGGGATCTGGAGCCATTTCCGGAACGAGGGATCCTCGGTGCGGGCGGTGGCGATGCCGAGGCTCGGGAACCCGGCGTAGTGGCCGCTGGTGGCGGACTTCAGGAACCGCGAGAGGATCTCGGTGGAGGTCACGTCGCTGACCTGGTCCTTGGCATTGTAGCTGGCCAGCAGGCCGACCAGCTCGCCGTGGCGCAGGACTGGCAGCGAGAAGCTGCTGGCCGCGCTTTGCATCGAGGCCTTCACCTCGAAGGTGAGGAAGAACTGCCCTTCGAGGAAATTCGTGATCACATCCACTCCTTGGAGATTGCCCGGGGTGATGAGCGGCATCCCGCTTTCCTCCACCTGGAGGATGTCCAATTGGTCGCCGATGCGCGGGGCGGCGCCGATCTCCAGCGGGCGGGTGCCCTTGAAGAATTCATCGGCCTTGCTCTCGTCGTCCGCGCCGAGCAGGGCGAGGTTCGCCTCGTAGTCCACGGCGAGCACCTTGGCCGGCAGCAGCCGGGTGCCATCGGTGGTCTCGAACTCCAGGTAGGTGGAGTCGGCGATGAGCTCGCTGGTGGTGAGAATCTGGTTCTTGCCGACGATCGGGCCGAGCGCGCGGCGGCGGCCGGGCGGGTTCTTTTCCCACGGCTGGCCCGCGTTCCATCCCTGCTGGGTGGAATTGATGCGGACCACCGATTGCTTCAGCTCGGGCGCGGGCTCGACCGGGGCGGCCGGAACCGCGGGCGCGGTGGCGGCGCTGGCTTCCGGGGCGGCGATGGCGGCCACCTGCTTGGAATCGCACGAGGGCAGGGCCAGCGCGAGCAGGAGAAGGGCAGAACGTTTCATGGAGGAACGGGAAAGGCGGAGAAGGGTGGAAAGGGGAGGGATCATTCCTCGACGCGGGAGAGGCGCTTGATGTCGTAGCCGAGCTGGATCCGCTTGTTCGCGGCCTCCACTTCGGCGGACGGGATGACCACCGGGCGGTCGGCACCGAAGAGCTCGATCACGAAGAACTCGGGCTTCGTGGCCGGGTTGAGCAGCTCATTGGCGTGCTTCAGGTCCTTCACCTCCACGCCATTGATCTTGTCCACTGCGAACCCGGTGAACTCGTCCATCTGGCTGGTGAGGGGATCGCTCTCGATGCGGGTGAGCACCACGATGTCCTGGCGTTTCTGGAAACCGCCCTTCGGCACGTAGTCGGCGTAGAGTCGGCGGACGTTGATGTCGTCCATCTTCATCGAGCGCAGCAGGTTGGTGTCCAGGGGCTGGAACACCAGGCCCGCGAAGACGATGTAGCGCGGCTTTTGCTCATACTGGATGGCATACATCCGTGCCTGTGGAAGCGGCTTGAGGGTGATCTCGACGTCGTTCGGCTTGCCATCGCGGAGGAAGCGCAGGGCCACCTTGTCCCCGGCGAACTTGCGCTCGACGATCTCGTTCATGTTCACCTCCTCGCCGTCGATGGTGACCATGCCGGCGCTGTCGACCTCCTTGCCATCGAGGGCCATCAGGATGTCGCCCGGTTTCAGCACGCCATCGCAGGAGCCGGTGGGGGTCACGGTGCTGATGAGCACGCCATTGCCATCGTCCGGAAGTTTGAAGGCCTTCCGCATCGCCGGGTTGAAGAGCGGAAAATCCGCCACCCCGAGGTCGGCGTAGGAATCGTAGCGGCCGTCCTCGATGTCCTTGAGGAAGCGTTTGATGACCGGCGTGGGGATGATGTAGCCGGTGTTGTCGGCCTGGCGGAGGCCCTGGAAGGCCACGCCGACCACCTTGTCATCCTGCACCACCGGACCGCCGGAGTTGCCGGGATTGATGGCGGCATCGATCTGGACGATCAGGTGGGAGTCCGCCTGTGAGTGGGAGTAGGTGCTGAAATCGATGCGGGAAACCACGCCGCGGGTCACCGACAGGCGCTCGCCGCCGATCGGGTAGCCGATCACGCGGACCTGCGATTCCAGCGCCGGGACGTCACCCAGCGAGAATACCGGGAGCTTCTCGAAATCAGAGAAGTCCTCCACCGAGAGCAGCGCGAGGTCGCAATCGTGGGCCACGAACTCGACCTTGGCGGCGTATTTCTTCGGGCTGCCGTAGATGTTGAGGAGGATCCGCCGGGAGTTCGAAATGACGTGGGCGTTCGTCAGAATCTTGTTCTTCCCGATGATGAAGCCGCTGCCGATGCCGCCGGTGAAGCGCCCGGAATTCCAAGGCGTGGCGTAGTCGGGAACCTGGGAGGCCACCTCGATGCGCACGACCGACTTGTAGATGCCGGACGGGGCGGATGGCGTTTCCTGGGCGGAGGCGAGAGGGAGCGTGAGGGCGAGCGCGAGTAACCAAGACCGCATGACCTGCTAGGCTAGGAGGAAAACCGGTTCCCGCAAGGGAGGAAACGGTGTGCCGCGCAGGAAAATCGCGGGTATGTCAGCGGACCTCGGGCGCGGGAGGCGGGGCCTTGTCCGGCGTCGGCAGGTCGGGAAATTGGCCTGCGATGGTTTTCCGGTGGGCGGGGTTGTCCTGGAGGCTGTCGTTCAGCTTCACCAGCAATTCTTGATCGGGTTTCACCATGCGCGAAATCCACTTCGCCGCGTCGACGCAGCGCTTTTCGGCGAGGCATTTCCGGGCGAGGGAGCCGTAGGCTGGATCGAGCTTCTCGCGCTTCGGGTGGGCGGCGAGGTAGTCGGTGAGCAGGGCCATGTCCTTGCCGTCCGCGTTGCAGACGAATACCTCGAAGGCGGCTTCGCACTTGGCGCAGTTCTGCACCGTGCGCATCATGTTCAGGGAGAACACCGTGTCCTCGGTGGCGCGCTTGCCGGGGGCGATGCAGAGGTTGGCGAAGAAGAGCTTCTTGTCCGGAGTCGGCTCATGGGTGCCATAGACTTCCCAGGCCCGGCCGACCCCGCGGGCTGACTGGATCGCGATGAGGCGCGGGGCGGTGACAGCCCGGACGGCCTCGTCCTCGCGGTGGGCACGGTAGTCCTGCCAGGCGGCGGTGAGGTCCTTGGCGTCGAGGGTGCGGGCGAGCTCGGCGACGTAGGCGGAGCGCGGGTGGCCGGGGCTGAAGCGGTCGTAAAACTCGATCGCCTGGCGCGGATCGGCTTTCACGACCTCGGAAACGAAGGCTTTCAGGAGCGGTTCGCCGGTTCCCGGTTCGTAGCCGCCGTTTTCACCGAGCCACTGGAGGCCCTTCGCGGGATCGGCCTTGGCCTGGGCGGCGGCGTCCTCCGGGGTGGCGGATTTCGCATCCGCCGGGCGGGCCGGGAAGGTGGCGGGCACCTTTTCCATAGGGGCCGCCGCGATCGGATCCGCGGCCGGGCAGACCGCCGTGAGCATTCCGCATAGGAACAGGGCACGCATCCGGCAGGGATATCGGATGTCGCGGCGGAAATCAATCCACGAGGAGGCCGGGCGCCATTTGAGAACCACTCCCCGTGCCTTTGGGCTTCCCGTACCCGGAAATCGGGCCCACGCTGGCGCCGGGACAGCCACAATCATGAGCAGCAAGAAGAAGGTCAACGAGAGTCCGGACGCGGTTTTGGTGGGAGCGGGAATCATGAGCGCCACCCTGGGCGTGCTGCTCAAGGAGCTCCGCCCGGACATGAGTCTCGTGATTTTGGAAGGCCTCGGCGAGGTCGCGAAGGAAAGCTCCAGCGCCTGGAACAACGCCGGTACCGGCCACGCCGCCCTCTGCGAGCTGAACTACACGCCGGAGAAAAAGGACGGCTCGATCGACGTCTCGAAGGCGATCCAGATCAACGAATCCTTTGAACTTTCCAAGCAGCTCTGGGCGTCGCTCGTCCAGCGCGGCACCCTCGGCCAGGCCGGTGGATTCCTCACCCGCGTGCCACACCTCAGCTTCGTCCACGGCAAGAAGAACGTCGAATACCTCCGCAAGCGCCACGAGGCGCTGAAGGACCATCCGTTCTTCCGCGAGATGGAATACACCGAGGACCCGGCCACCATGGCCGAGTGGATGCCGCTGATCATGTCGGACCGCGATGGCAAGGAGCCGCTCGCCGCGACCCGCGTGGAGTCCGGCACCGACGTCGATTTCGGCGCGCTGACCAAGGCGATGATCGAGCACCTCAAGAAGCTGCCCGGCGTCACCGTCCACACCGGCCACCAGGTCGCGAATGTTTACCGCACGGATGAGGACTGGACCGTGGAGGTCGAGCCGGATTTCGCGCCGCGCTACTCGCTGCGCACGAAGTTCGTCTTCCTCGGCGCGGGCGGCGGCGCGCTGCCGCTGCTCCAGATGTCCGGCATCCCGGAAGGCAAGGGCTTCGGCGGCTTCCCGGTGAGCGGCCAGTGGCTGCGCTGTGACAATCCCGACTTGGTGGAGCGCCACTTCGCCAAGGTCTACGGAAAGGCCTCCGTCGGTGCCCCGCCGATGTCCGTGCCGCACCTCGACACCCGCATCATCAACGGCAAGCGCTCGCTGCTGTTCGGGCCGTATGCCGGTTTCACCACCAAGTATCTCAAGAGCGGATCGTTGCTCGATCTGCCGCTGTCGTTCCGCCCGGACAACTTCATCCCGATGATCGCGGCCGGCCTGGCGAACTTCGACCTCACCAAGTATCTCATTGGCCAGGTGATCCAATCGCCCGAGGAGCGCCTCGAGGCCCTCAAGGAGTTCGTGCCGGACGCGAAGATGGAGGACTGGCACCTCGCCTACGCCGGCCAGCGCGTGCAGATCATCAAGAAGGACAAGAAGAAGGGCGGCATCCTCCAGTTCGGCACCGAGGTGGTGTCGTCGGAGGACGGTTCCATCGCCGCGCTGCTCGGGGCCTCGCCGGGGGCCTCCACCGCGGTGGGCATCATGCTCCAGCTCATCGGCAAGTGCTTCCCGCAGGAAATGAAGTCGAAGGAATGGAAGGAGAAGCTCAAGGCGCTCATTCCGGCCTACGGCGAATCCATGGCCGGAAACCCGGACCTCTACCGCCAGACGCGCGCCTGGACCGCGGAGGTGCTGGGGCTGAAGGTGGGATAAGTAGCGCAAGTATTCCCTGCTTGTGAGTGGGGGCGGCCGAGCGCCCCTAGGACATCCGAACGGTCGCCGGAAGGCAGCGATCTGTCGACCGTGTGTCCGGATGATCTGGTGGTTATGGATAGGGAAGGGGCTTCAAGTCCGGAGGATTTTCCCACCAATTTGAGTCGCCTCCGAAATACACGAGGTTTGCCCAAAAAACCTCGTCTTCGTGGTAGATGAGATCATCGGGGCCGACGAAGCTCTGTCCTTTCCACAATCGGTTCATGCGACCCACGGCTTCTTCAGCGTCGATTCCGAACAGCGCAACCATCTGTTCCGCGATTCGATCGCAGAACGCCTTGCTCATCTCGTCCGTTTCAAAGGTGTAGTCCATGTAACGAGATCGTGGCGGGTCGTTCCGCACCTCGGGAACATGAGGGGCGGATTTACTTCCGCAACCCATCCACCCACTTCTCGACGTCACGGATGACTTCGTCCTTGAGGGTGTCATACATGAGGAGGTGATACGCGTCCGGGTAGATCCGGGTGGTCACGGGCGTGCCCTTCGGGATACTGCCGGTGAAGCTGCGGATCGCCTCCTCGTCGGTGAAGAAGTCCTTGCCGCCATGGAGGACCAGCACGGGCACCCGGAAAGTGGTGGCGCAGGCGTCCATGCTCTCGATGTGGCGGCCGAGCGTGGAGAGCAGGCGGAGCGTGTTCTTCTCGACGTGCCAGGCATTGGTCTCGGCCTGCTCGGTGTGCTTGGTGGTGTGCGTCATCTGCACGTCCTGGCCACCGGAAAGCTGTTCCAGCGAAAGCCGGGCCGTCGGCGCGATTTCGGCGGCCGTGTTAAGCAGACCGACCTTCCACGGCGGCACGTCCTTGCGGATCTTCACCACCGGGGAGGAGAAAATGAGGGCATCGCACGGCTTCCGGTCGAGCGGGGCCTGTTGCCATGAGTGGGCGGTGATGAGCGCGCCCATGCTTTCGCCCATCCACACGATCTTCGCGTGCGGGTGGCGCTTCCGGATGATGCCGGTGAAGGTGTCCAGGTCGCGGTACCAATCGGCCGGATCGTCGATGTCGCCGCGGCGGACGCGTTTCGGGTCGCTGCCCTGGCCGCGGACCTCGTAGGCGTAGAGGGCGGTCTTCGGCTGGTTCTTGAGGATGTCCTTGCCGAGGTTCTCGTAATCGATCGAGGCCCCGTCGAAGCCGTGGAGGGCGATGATCACCACGTCCGGATCGGCGTCTTTCGCCAGCCATTTGCGGTAGCCGAAGGTCTCGTTCTTCCGCTCGACGAGGGCCTGGTCCTTGTACGCCACCAGTGTTTCATGGTGAGCGCATTGCGACAAAAGGGCGACCCCGGCCAAGCAAACGGCAGGCCGGAGATACGTCAGGGTGCGACGCAGCAGGCCCATATCGATCATGGGAAAAGTGTCGCCGGTATCCGCCCTGAGGGCAATCCGCAACGTGGGGTGGAGAGGATTTTTGTCCTTTAGCCGCGATTCACCTCGAGAGCCCCGGCTTGCTCGACGGTGATGACGTCCTCCGGTTCCACGATCGTGTTCTTGTCCTCCTGCTTCCGGAAATCGAGGCGGGTGGCCTTGCCCTTGCGGGTGAGGACGATGTTGCGGCCACCGAACTCGTTGCGGTCGCCGGCGGTCTTGAGGGCTTGGAGAAGGGTCATGCCCTTCGTGTAAGGGACCGTGCCGGGTTTCCGGACCTGGCCGCCGACATAGACCACGGCTTCCTCGGGGCGCTTCTCGATGCCATTCATCACCTGGGTCTCGATGGCGGGCTTCTGGTACACCCCGGCGTCCCGGTAGGCCTTCTCGGCGGCGCGGGCGAGCTGGTCGCCGGTCAGGCCGGTGGCGGCCAGCGGGGTGTCAATCATCGGCAGGCGGATGGTGCCGCTGTCGCCGATCCGGTACTCGCCGTTGACCTTCTGCTGCTCCTCGTTGGGCACCCCGCGGAGGGTGATTTTCACGGTGTCGCCGATCGCCAGACCGGCCAGCGAGAGGGCGGGGGACAGCGGCAGGGCGAGGGCCACGAGGGAAAGAACGGTGCGCGATTTCATGGTGAAATCCGGTCTAGCAGTCGATTAGCTTTGTGTCAAAAAGTTAATGGCGGAGGGTGGCTTTGACCGAAATCCGCGCCAGAACCACCGGGTTCGGACAAAACGGCGAAATGCCATTGCCGAGCCCGCGAAATGAGGTGCAGTTTGGACCCGTGCGCTACGAACCGATCGATCCCCAGCTTTTTGTCCGCAATCGTGAACGCCTCCGCTCGCTGCTGAAACCGAACAGCATCGTCATCGTCCATTCCAACGACATCTATCCGACCAATGCGGACGGTTCGATGGCCTTCAAGCAGAACGCGGACCTGATGTACCTGACCGGCGTGGATCAGGAGGACACGATCCTGCTGCTGATGCCGGACGCGAAGGACCCGAAGCAGCGCGAGATCCTTTTCGTGAAGGAAACCAGCGAGCTGATCGCGATCTGGGATGGCGACAAGCTCACCAAGGAGCAGGCGAAGGCCGCCACCGGCATCGAGCGCATCGAGTGGGCCCATTCCTTCGAATCGCTGCTGCACTCGCTGGTGCCCCAGGCCGACCACATCTACCTGCCGACCAACGAGCACCTGCGCGCTTCCGTGATCGTGGAGACGCGCAACGACCGCTTCATCAAGCAGTGCCAGCTCCGCTATCCGCTGCACTCCTACCAGCGCCTCGCGCCGCTGATGCACCGCCTCCGCATCACCAAGGATCCGGTGGAAGTCGACATCATCCAGAAGGCCTGCAACATCACCGAGAAGGGCTTCCGCCGCTTGCTCGGCTTCGTGAAGCCGGGCGTGGGCGAGTGGGAGGTGGAGGCCGAGTTGCTCCACGAATTCGTCCGCAACAAGTCCCGCGGCTTCGCCTACGGTCCGATCATCGGCAGCGGCAAGAACGCCTGCGTGCTCCACTACATCGAGAATTCCGCGGTTTGCCAGGATGGCGAGATGCTGCTCATGGACGTGGCCGCGGAATACGCCGGTTGGGCGTCCGACCTCACCCGTACGATTCCCGTGAACGGCCGCTTCACCCAGCGCCAGCGCCAGGTTTATGACGCCGTGCTGCGCGTGCTCCGCGGCGCGAACCAGATCCTGCGTCCGGGCAACAACCCGATGGACTACCAGAAGCAGGTCATCGAACTCATGGAGAGCGAACTGGTCGGCCTCGGCCTGATCGACGCCAAGGCG comes from Luteolibacter sp. LG18 and encodes:
- the rpoD gene encoding RNA polymerase sigma factor RpoD, which encodes MAKKTASSKKPAAKAKAPAPAKSKPAAKKPAPKAAPAKAPAKPAPKAAPKAPAKPAPKTAPKAAKPAPKAAPKAPAKPAPAKPASKAPAKPEPKEVKKPAAPAKAPAKPEPKAAAKPAAPAKGAAKASAESTGTEKAPAKVISEQSKRRIDTPEIQEKIRELIKLAKEQEYLTYDDINEILPNDLVDPEDVEAIMERLRNMEFDIIDASEVDRYKDKKRDDTDNDEEDVKSDQKLDILDDPVRMYLKQMGQVPLLTREQEVEISKRIEDAEIEVAKQLHLFGFTAECYLELADKLNKGKERFDRVILDKKIESRERYMKILPKQCDQLKQLHEENDEIFRQLSVKNPRGKKKLDDDFAKNLQTLHRLYTRFYFKQKVTEDFCELVEEYQQLFWKYTRKLQADPENKEFQTKLRELQQKVWHTAEDFDETNKRLRHWLKEALKAKTEMVEANLRLVISIAKKYTNRGLSFLDLIQEGNMGLMKAVEKFEYRRGYKFSTYATWWIRQAITRSIADQARTIRIPVHMIETINKLMRVQKQLVQEYGREPSPEEIAEEIHLPVERVRAVLKMAQQPISLQAPVGDSDDTSFGDFIEDKTADNPMEEAGFSMLKEKIKDVLDTLTEREREVLEQRFGLKDGYSRTLEEVGRQFQVTRERIRQIEAKALRKMRHPTRIRKLEGFIELPGA
- a CDS encoding trypsin-like peptidase domain-containing protein, which codes for MRSWLLALALTLPLASAQETPSAPSGIYKSVVRIEVASQVPDYATPWNSGRFTGGIGSGFIIGKNKILTNAHVISNSRRILLNIYGSPKKYAAKVEFVAHDCDLALLSVEDFSDFEKLPVFSLGDVPALESQVRVIGYPIGGERLSVTRGVVSRIDFSTYSHSQADSHLIVQIDAAINPGNSGGPVVQDDKVVGVAFQGLRQADNTGYIIPTPVIKRFLKDIEDGRYDSYADLGVADFPLFNPAMRKAFKLPDDGNGVLISTVTPTGSCDGVLKPGDILMALDGKEVDSAGMVTIDGEEVNMNEIVERKFAGDKVALRFLRDGKPNDVEITLKPLPQARMYAIQYEQKPRYIVFAGLVFQPLDTNLLRSMKMDDINVRRLYADYVPKGGFQKRQDIVVLTRIESDPLTSQMDEFTGFAVDKINGVEVKDLKHANELLNPATKPEFFVIELFGADRPVVIPSAEVEAANKRIQLGYDIKRLSRVEE
- a CDS encoding alpha/beta fold hydrolase; the encoded protein is MIDMGLLRRTLTYLRPAVCLAGVALLSQCAHHETLVAYKDQALVERKNETFGYRKWLAKDADPDVVIIALHGFDGASIDYENLGKDILKNQPKTALYAYEVRGQGSDPKRVRRGDIDDPADWYRDLDTFTGIIRKRHPHAKIVWMGESMGALITAHSWQQAPLDRKPCDALIFSSPVVKIRKDVPPWKVGLLNTAAEIAPTARLSLEQLSGGQDVQMTHTTKHTEQAETNAWHVEKNTLRLLSTLGRHIESMDACATTFRVPVLVLHGGKDFFTDEEAIRSFTGSIPKGTPVTTRIYPDAYHLLMYDTLKDEVIRDVEKWVDGLRK
- the mqo gene encoding malate dehydrogenase (quinone), giving the protein MSSKKKVNESPDAVLVGAGIMSATLGVLLKELRPDMSLVILEGLGEVAKESSSAWNNAGTGHAALCELNYTPEKKDGSIDVSKAIQINESFELSKQLWASLVQRGTLGQAGGFLTRVPHLSFVHGKKNVEYLRKRHEALKDHPFFREMEYTEDPATMAEWMPLIMSDRDGKEPLAATRVESGTDVDFGALTKAMIEHLKKLPGVTVHTGHQVANVYRTDEDWTVEVEPDFAPRYSLRTKFVFLGAGGGALPLLQMSGIPEGKGFGGFPVSGQWLRCDNPDLVERHFAKVYGKASVGAPPMSVPHLDTRIINGKRSLLFGPYAGFTTKYLKSGSLLDLPLSFRPDNFIPMIAAGLANFDLTKYLIGQVIQSPEERLEALKEFVPDAKMEDWHLAYAGQRVQIIKKDKKKGGILQFGTEVVSSEDGSIAALLGASPGASTAVGIMLQLIGKCFPQEMKSKEWKEKLKALIPAYGESMAGNPDLYRQTRAWTAEVLGLKVG
- a CDS encoding SLBB domain-containing protein encodes the protein MKSRTVLSLVALALPLSPALSLAGLAIGDTVKITLRGVPNEEQQKVNGEYRIGDSGTIRLPMIDTPLAATGLTGDQLARAAEKAYRDAGVYQKPAIETQVMNGIEKRPEEAVVYVGGQVRKPGTVPYTKGMTLLQALKTAGDRNEFGGRNIVLTRKGKATRLDFRKQEDKNTIVEPEDVITVEQAGALEVNRG
- a CDS encoding PDZ domain-containing protein, whose protein sequence is MKRSALLLLALALPSCDSKQVAAIAAPEASAATAPAVPAAPVEPAPELKQSVVRINSTQQGWNAGQPWEKNPPGRRRALGPIVGKNQILTTSELIADSTYLEFETTDGTRLLPAKVLAVDYEANLALLGADDESKADEFFKGTRPLEIGAAPRIGDQLDILQVEESGMPLITPGNLQGVDVITNFLEGQFFLTFEVKASMQSAASSFSLPVLRHGELVGLLASYNAKDQVSDVTSTEILSRFLKSATSGHYAGFPSLGIATARTEDPSFRKWLQIPDDKGGLYVSSVRKGSSAAAAGIKKGDVLLSVGDHPIDRRGYYNHPIYGNLFWSHLVRGEKNTGDVVKVSLLREGKPLDLDVTLTLTDDTQRLVPAYTFGKAPRYLVKGGLVFQELTKPLLESFGEDWHSRAPLNLLDAFENPEKYEDKADHIVFLSGVIATPATIGYEPLRNLIVRKVNGKDIRDMKTLAAAFKSNLGGLHSIEFDEENFTVFLDEAASSAVDEQLMQRGLPRLSRVE
- a CDS encoding aminopeptidase P family protein, whose product is MRYEPIDPQLFVRNRERLRSLLKPNSIVIVHSNDIYPTNADGSMAFKQNADLMYLTGVDQEDTILLLMPDAKDPKQREILFVKETSELIAIWDGDKLTKEQAKAATGIERIEWAHSFESLLHSLVPQADHIYLPTNEHLRASVIVETRNDRFIKQCQLRYPLHSYQRLAPLMHRLRITKDPVEVDIIQKACNITEKGFRRLLGFVKPGVGEWEVEAELLHEFVRNKSRGFAYGPIIGSGKNACVLHYIENSAVCQDGEMLLMDVAAEYAGWASDLTRTIPVNGRFTQRQRQVYDAVLRVLRGANQILRPGNNPMDYQKQVIELMESELVGLGLIDAKAAKEQGPDKPLVKKYFMHGTSHHMGLDVHDVAPPNEPFAEGMVFTIEPGIYIREEGMGIRLENDVLIGKDSNFDLMGNIPIEAEEIEELMNAR